The genomic segment TTGAGGAACCCGGCCCGGACGCCGACCGCGGTGAGGGCGTCGACCTGGTCCTGCATGAGCGCGATCAGCGGCGACACGACCACCGCCACACCGTCGCGGACCAGCGCGGGGATCTGGTAGCACAGCGACTTGCCGCCACCGGTGGGCATGAGCACCAGCGCGTCGCCGCCGGCCACCACGTGCTCGACGACCTCCTGCTGGAAGCCGCGGAAGGCGTCGTACCCGAAGACCCGCCGCAACACGTCGAGCGCGCCGCCGGTCGGTGGGGAGCCGGCCGATGGGGAGGTGGCCGGTGGGGAGGTGGTCCGCTCGTCGGTGGGGGAGACCATCCGCGCAGTCTACGAGCGTCCCCCGACAGCGCCCGCCTCGGCGAGCCGTGACGAGGGCGGCTAACTGTTCCGGTCGTCACCCCGTGGAATCCCGGGCCGGGTCGCAGCCGTTAGAGTCGCTGATTGACCATGCGCGGCCGACCGGCCGCGGCGCCACGGCTGGGGGTAGCGGGTGAGCGAGGCGCGTACAGCGGGTGACCTGGGGCCGACCGAGGGGGAGACGGCGCCGGCCGAGTCGGACACCTCCCTGGTGGTGGTGACCGGCCTGTCCGGCGGCGGTCGCAGCACCGTGGCCCGGGCGCTGGAGAACGTCGGCTACTACGTGGTCGACAACCTGCCGCAGGCGTTGCTGCTGGACATGGCCGAGCTGGCGTTCAAGGCCGGCGGCGCGGCCCGGCGTACGGCGATGGTGCTGGACGTGCGCTCCCGCGCGTTCTCCACCGACCTGGCCGGGGCGATCCGGGAGCTGCGCGAGCGCGGCTTCTCCCCCCGGGTGGTCTTCGTCGACGCCGACGACGAGGTGCTGATCCGCCGGTTCGAGAGCGTGCGCCGCTCGCACCCGTTGCAGGGCGACGGGCGGCTGGCCGACGGCATCGCGGTCGAGCGGACCCTGCTGGAGGAGGCCCGCGAGCAGGCCGACGTGATCATCGACACCAGCCACCTGAACGTGAACCAGCTGCGCCGCCGGGTCGAGGAGCTGTTCGGTGGTGAGGACGCCCGTCGGCTGCGGATCACCGTGATCTCGTTCGGCTTCAAGTACGGCCTGCCGCCGGATGCCGACTTCGTGATGGACGCGCGCTTCCTGCCGAACCCGTACTGGGTGCCGGAGCTGCGTGAGCACACCGGCCGGGAGGAGGCGGTGAGCGCGTACGTGCTCGGCCAGGAGGGCGCCGACGCGTTCGTGGCCGGCTACGCCGACCTGGTCAACGCCACCACCGCCGGGTTCGAGCGGGAGGGCAAGCGCTACCTGACCGTGGCGGTCGGCTGCACCGGTGGCAAGCACCGCAGCGTGGCCATCGCCGAGGAGCTGGCGTCCCGGCTGCGCCACTCCGGCATCGCCGCCAACGCCCAGCACCGGGACCTGGGGCGGGAGTGACCCCGACCAGGGTGGTCGCCTTCGGCGGCGGGCACGGGCTCTCGGCGTCGCTGCGGGCGCTGCGTCACTGCGTACCCGAACTGGACCTGGACATCACCGCGGTGGTCACCGTCGGTGACGACGGCGGCTCCAGCGGCCGGTTGCGCGCCGAGCGCGGCGGCCTGCCGCCGGGCGACCTGCGTCAGGCGCTCGTCGCCCTGGCCGGTGACCACCCGGCCACCCGGCGCAGCGCGGCGTTGTTCCAGCACCGCTTCGCCGCCGCCGTGCCCCCGGCGCCGACGATCGCCGCGCCGGTCCCGGTCGCGGTGGGCGACTCGCTGGCCGGTCACGCGGTCGGCAACCTGCTGCTGCACGGGCTCACCGAGCTGCTCGGCGATCCGGTGGCCGCGCTCGACCACGCCGGGGCGATGCTCGGCGCGGTGGGACGGGTGCTGCCGATGTCCCGCCAGCCGGTCGGCATCGAGGCCCGGGTCCGCGGCGCCGACCCGGAGCATCCGGACGAGGTGTCCACGGTGCGCGGCCAGCACCAGGTCGCGGTCACCCCGGGCACCGTCGAGTCGCTGCGGCTCAACCCGTCCGCGCCGGCCGCGTGCGCCGAGGCGGTGACGGCGGTACGCGCGGCCGACTGGCTGATCTTCGGGCCCGGCAGCTGGTACACGAGCGTGCTGCCGCACCTGCTGGTGCCGGGGCTGGCCGACGCGATCGTGTCCAGCCCGGCGCGGCGGCTGGTGACACTCAACCTGGTGGCCGAGAAGGAGACCTCAGGGCTCTCCCTGCCCGACCATCTGGACACCCTGCGGCGCTATCTGCCCGAGCTGAAGGTGGACCGGGTGCTCGCCGACTCCACGGCGGTGGGTGATCCCGCGGCGGTCGAACGTGCGGCAGAATCGCTTGGTGCCCGGCTGGTCCTCGCTCCCGTCGCCGTCCTGGACGGCACGCCCCGTCATGACCCAGCCGCCCTGGGCGCCGCGCTGGTGCCTGTCCTGCGCGCCGATCGTTAGACACGTACGTAAACACCGGCGACACGCCGGAACCGGTCCGTGAGGGGGCGCACTATGGCGATGACGGCTGCGGTCAAGGACGAGCTGAGTCGGGTCGACGTGCCCAAGCCCTGCTGTCGCCGGGCGGAGATGGCCGCCCTGCTGCGTTTCGCCGGCGGCCTGCACATCGTGTCGGGCCGCGTCGTGGTCGAGGCGGAGCTGGACACCGGCGCGGTGGCCCGCCGGCTGCGGCGGGAGATCGCCGAGGTCTACGGCTACCCGAGCGAGATCCACGTGCTCGCCTCCGGCGGCCTGCGCAAGGGCAGCCACTTCATCGTGCGGGTGGTCAAGGACGGCGAGGCGCTCGCCCGGCAGACCGGCCTGCTCGACGTGCGGGGCCGCCCGGTGCGCGGCCTGCCGCCGCACGTGGTGGCCGCGAACGTCTGCTGTGCCGTGTCGGCCTGGCGGGGCGCGTTCATGGCGCACGGCTCGCTGACCGAGCCGGGCCGTTCGAGCGCCCTGGAGATCACCTGCCCCGGCCCGGAGTCGGCGCTGGCGCTGGTCGGCGCCGCCCGCCGGATCGGCATCACCGCCAAGAACCGCGAGGTGCGCGGCGTGGACCGGGTGGTGGTCAAGGACGGTGACGCGATCGCCGCGCTGCTCACCCGCATCGGCGCGCACTCCAGCGTGCTGGCCTGGGAGGAGCGGAGGGTACGCCGGGAGGTGCGCGCCACCGCCAACCGGCTGGCCAACTTCGACGACGCCAACCTGCGCCGCTCGGCGCGGGCCGCGGTGGCCGCCGCCGCCCGGGTGACCCGCGCGCTGGAGATCCTCGCCGACGACGCCCCGAACCACCTGACCTCGGCCGGGCGGCTGCGGCTGGAGCACCGTCAGGCCTCGCTGGAGGAGCTGGGCGCGCTCGCCGAGCCGCCGCTGACCAAGGACGCCATCGCCGGCCGGATCCGCCGGCTGCTCGCGCTGGCCGACAAGCGTGCCCGTGACCTGGGCATCCCGGATACGGAAGCGGCAGTCACGCCGGACATGCTCGTGGTCTGATAGGACTCGGGCGGCAGCGCACCGCGAGCGGGATCACCACCCGCCGCAGCGCGACGCCGCGCGCTCGGATATGGTCGCTGCGTACGGCAAGGGGGCCGGAACAGGCGCTCCTCGCCGTGCTCACCGCCTCGGGCGGTCAGGTCTCCGGGACCGCGGCGGGGTGGCCGAGATGACATGTCGACGGCCGGCTCCAACGGTCGGCGCACACACCTCCGCCGGCCCCGGTCTGGCGCCGGCGGACCAGAACGCGAGGAGATGGGACCTGTGACCATCCGGGTTGGCATCAACGGCTTCGGCCGGATCGGCCGCAACTTCTTCCGGGCAGTGCTGGCGTCCGGCGCTGACATCGAGGTCGTGGCGGTCAACGACCTGACCGACAACGCGACGCTCGCCCACCTTGTCAAGTACGACAGCATCCTGGGCCGCCTCCCGCACGAGGTGAAGGCCACCGCCGACGAGATCACCGTGGGCGGCAAGACCATCAAGGCGTACGCCGAGAAGGACCCGGCCAAGCTGCCGTGGGGCGAGGTCGGCGCCGACGTCGTCATCGAGTCCACCGGCTTCTTCACTGACGGCACCAAGGCGAAGGCGCACCTCGACGGCGGGGCCAAGAAGGTCATCATCTCCGCGCCGGCGAAGAACGAGGACGTCACCGTGGTCATGGGCGTCAACCAGGACCAGTACGACCCGGCCAAGCACAACATCATCTCGAACGCCTCCTGCACGACGAACTGCCTCGCGCCGATGGCGAAGGTCCTGCAGGACACGTTCGGCATCAAGCAGGGTCTGATGACCACCATCCACGCGTACACGCAGGACCAGAACCTGCAGGACGCGCCGCACAAGGACCTGCGCCGGGCCCGGGCCGCCGCGCTCAACATCGTGCCGACCTCGACCGGCGCCGCGAAGGCCATCGGCCTGGTGCTGCCGGAGCTCAAGGGCAAGCTGGACGGCTACGCGCTGCGCGTGCCGATCCCGACCGGCTCGGCCACCGACCTGACCGTCGAGGTCGGCCGGGAGACCACTGTGGACGAGGTGAACGCCGCGCTCAAGGCCGCCGCCGAGGGCCCGCTGCGGGGCATCCTCACCTACAACGAGGACCCGATCGTCTCCGCCGACATCGTGACCGACCCGGCGTCGTGCATCTTCGACGCGCCGCTGACCAAGGTGATCGGCAACCAGGTCAAGGTCGTCGGCTGGTACGACAACGAGTGGGGCTACTCGAACCGCCTGGTGGACCTGGTGAAGCTGGTGGGTCAGTCGCTGTGACGATCCGTAACCTCGACGACCTGCTCGCCGAGGGGGTGTCGGGTCGGCGCGTGCTGGTGCGCGCCGACCTGAACGTCCCGCTCGACAAGCAGACCGGGGAGATCACTGACGACGGCCGGATCCGGGCCGTCCTGCCGACGCTGAGCGCGCTGGTGCAGGCCGGCGCGAAGGTGGTCGTCTGCTCGCACCTGGGCCGCCCGAAGGGCACGCCGGACCCGCAGTTCAGCCTCCGCCCGGTCGCCGGGCGGCTCGGTGAGCTGCTCGGCGCCCCGGTGCACTTCGCCGAGGACACCGTCGGCGACTCGGCGCGGGCATGCGTGGCCGACCTGGCCGACGGGCAGGTCGCGCTGCTGGAGAACCTGCGGTTCAACAAGGGCGAGACCAGCAAGGACGACGCGGAGCGGGGCGCGTTCGCCGACCAGCTCGCCGCGCTCGGTGACGCCTACGTGGACGACGCGTTCGGCGCGGTGCACCGCAAGCACGCCAGCGTGCACGACGTACCGGCCCGGCTGCCGCACTACGCGGGCCGGCTGGTGCTGCGCGAGGTCGAGGTGCTCAGCCGCCTCACCGGCTCCCCGGAGCGGCCGTACGTGGTGGTGCTGGGCGGCTCGAAGGTCTCCGACAAGCTCGCCGTGATCGA from the Micromonospora sp. WMMA1947 genome contains:
- the rapZ gene encoding RNase adapter RapZ; the protein is MSEARTAGDLGPTEGETAPAESDTSLVVVTGLSGGGRSTVARALENVGYYVVDNLPQALLLDMAELAFKAGGAARRTAMVLDVRSRAFSTDLAGAIRELRERGFSPRVVFVDADDEVLIRRFESVRRSHPLQGDGRLADGIAVERTLLEEAREQADVIIDTSHLNVNQLRRRVEELFGGEDARRLRITVISFGFKYGLPPDADFVMDARFLPNPYWVPELREHTGREEAVSAYVLGQEGADAFVAGYADLVNATTAGFEREGKRYLTVAVGCTGGKHRSVAIAEELASRLRHSGIAANAQHRDLGRE
- the yvcK gene encoding uridine diphosphate-N-acetylglucosamine-binding protein YvcK, with the protein product MTPTRVVAFGGGHGLSASLRALRHCVPELDLDITAVVTVGDDGGSSGRLRAERGGLPPGDLRQALVALAGDHPATRRSAALFQHRFAAAVPPAPTIAAPVPVAVGDSLAGHAVGNLLLHGLTELLGDPVAALDHAGAMLGAVGRVLPMSRQPVGIEARVRGADPEHPDEVSTVRGQHQVAVTPGTVESLRLNPSAPAACAEAVTAVRAADWLIFGPGSWYTSVLPHLLVPGLADAIVSSPARRLVTLNLVAEKETSGLSLPDHLDTLRRYLPELKVDRVLADSTAVGDPAAVERAAESLGARLVLAPVAVLDGTPRHDPAALGAALVPVLRADR
- the whiA gene encoding DNA-binding protein WhiA translates to MAMTAAVKDELSRVDVPKPCCRRAEMAALLRFAGGLHIVSGRVVVEAELDTGAVARRLRREIAEVYGYPSEIHVLASGGLRKGSHFIVRVVKDGEALARQTGLLDVRGRPVRGLPPHVVAANVCCAVSAWRGAFMAHGSLTEPGRSSALEITCPGPESALALVGAARRIGITAKNREVRGVDRVVVKDGDAIAALLTRIGAHSSVLAWEERRVRREVRATANRLANFDDANLRRSARAAVAAAARVTRALEILADDAPNHLTSAGRLRLEHRQASLEELGALAEPPLTKDAIAGRIRRLLALADKRARDLGIPDTEAAVTPDMLVV
- the gap gene encoding type I glyceraldehyde-3-phosphate dehydrogenase; this encodes MTIRVGINGFGRIGRNFFRAVLASGADIEVVAVNDLTDNATLAHLVKYDSILGRLPHEVKATADEITVGGKTIKAYAEKDPAKLPWGEVGADVVIESTGFFTDGTKAKAHLDGGAKKVIISAPAKNEDVTVVMGVNQDQYDPAKHNIISNASCTTNCLAPMAKVLQDTFGIKQGLMTTIHAYTQDQNLQDAPHKDLRRARAAALNIVPTSTGAAKAIGLVLPELKGKLDGYALRVPIPTGSATDLTVEVGRETTVDEVNAALKAAAEGPLRGILTYNEDPIVSADIVTDPASCIFDAPLTKVIGNQVKVVGWYDNEWGYSNRLVDLVKLVGQSL
- a CDS encoding phosphoglycerate kinase; this encodes MTIRNLDDLLAEGVSGRRVLVRADLNVPLDKQTGEITDDGRIRAVLPTLSALVQAGAKVVVCSHLGRPKGTPDPQFSLRPVAGRLGELLGAPVHFAEDTVGDSARACVADLADGQVALLENLRFNKGETSKDDAERGAFADQLAALGDAYVDDAFGAVHRKHASVHDVPARLPHYAGRLVLREVEVLSRLTGSPERPYVVVLGGSKVSDKLAVIEALLPTVDRLLIGGGMCFTFLKAQGHEVGTSLLEKDMVETCRNLMERAPGKIMLPVDVVAADAFAPDAAHDTVPADGIPSHRLGLDIGPETVAGFAAALSQAKTIFWNGPMGVFEMAAFANGTRGVAEAITKADAFSVVGGGDSAAAVRALGLDESSFGHISTGGGASLEYLEGKTLPGIAALEN